A genome region from Methylicorpusculum oleiharenae includes the following:
- a CDS encoding TM0106 family RecB-like putative nuclease produces the protein MRSPFASWMERLAIESPAMIAGIEKDHDPMMALLAAKGNTHEANFLKSLQDTHGNKAIAMVKGQSHHDRATETFGYMQAGYPFIYQAYLSRDGFAGRADFLVKVEGKSNLGDYHYEAWDTKLSQTTRPYFLIQLCCYSWMLASIQGVMPIEAAIVLGDLTEDRFRIARYYSFFDRLKRDFLNAQDAFTADFACMPDPAYCSEHGAWASFATDWIERTDSLAQIAGIRKSHIRKLRAAGVDTMTDFAVNDIKPVKGFPNATLIKLKAQAEIQHASRGLEKPLFKILQNDNGKGLSALPPASALDVFFDIEGHPLYDGGLEYLWGTSYRCPDAAQGKRYAFKDWWAHTPEQEKAAFEGFIDWVYARWKRDNTLHVYHYANYEVAAMRKLSTRYETRIKEVAEMLANGVFVDLYKLVINGLILGEKSYSIKCVEHLYRGKRTTQVANGGESVIFYEMWREQGGVTNWSDNANGYQSWLAEPAAFDWTQWPELKDIRDYNIDDCESTLELVDWLRQQQSLAGIDFKPKTEPDESSQEKSARQIQAADKKKALRDWQERLSERFEAEESFKNDPIAQLVMDLIGFHNRERKPKIWAYFERLEKPEEELFDDDTCLHNAVIIDQQPSDDGVIFRYLFDSKQPVRKDKFATGTIRGTDIRVKGIRFPESETDALVDFIADPDQIAKLGTDCITLFADEPFINTETLETRLCEVAEALFDGRLPGAIQSILNREKPVFKTDFEGNNHYLPITRSRFLEDDGYLHAIISAVEAMDNSTMCIQGPPGAGKTFTAKHIITALVKAGKRVGVMSNSHAAIMNLLDALHEPTEHARIAKVGGFGSTQDAFKERYSEEHFPNYVYRASMNFTKREPYHSFAVIGATAYAFASSTAFESPIDYLFVDEASQVALANLIAVAGCARNLVLMGDQMQLEQPIQGSHPGRSGLSVLDYMLGGHGVIPEDMGIFLERTYRMHPAVCLPLSEVVYEGKLKAATNNDRQRVSVPDSTLIKQTHGVMVVNVDHDGNRQSSEEEVDVIQRLIHDLKTGCFTSKNGEARPIADEDILVVSPYNMQVNLLKDLLGDQIAIGTIDKFQGQEAPVVIISMAVSDVEESSRGLDFLFDINRLNVAVSRAQALAIIVANPGLECCRVSSLQQMEKASFYSRLVS, from the coding sequence ATGCGATCTCCCTTCGCATCCTGGATGGAACGTCTAGCTATTGAATCTCCTGCTATGATAGCCGGCATTGAAAAGGATCACGATCCCATGATGGCTTTATTGGCCGCCAAGGGTAATACCCACGAAGCGAACTTTCTCAAATCTCTGCAGGATACGCACGGCAACAAAGCTATAGCGATGGTTAAAGGTCAATCCCATCACGACAGAGCAACTGAAACCTTCGGTTACATGCAGGCTGGCTATCCGTTCATCTATCAAGCCTATTTGTCGCGAGATGGATTCGCCGGCAGAGCCGATTTTCTGGTCAAGGTTGAAGGCAAATCCAATTTGGGCGATTACCATTACGAAGCCTGGGATACCAAGCTCTCTCAAACCACACGCCCGTATTTTCTGATTCAGCTTTGTTGCTACAGTTGGATGCTGGCATCGATCCAAGGCGTCATGCCGATTGAGGCTGCCATTGTGCTGGGCGATCTGACTGAAGATCGTTTTCGTATCGCCCGCTATTACAGCTTCTTCGATCGCTTGAAACGCGACTTTCTGAATGCTCAAGACGCATTCACCGCCGATTTCGCCTGCATGCCTGATCCTGCCTATTGCAGTGAACATGGTGCCTGGGCATCTTTCGCTACAGACTGGATCGAGAGAACCGATAGCTTGGCGCAGATCGCTGGTATCCGCAAAAGCCATATTCGTAAACTCCGTGCTGCCGGCGTTGATACTATGACTGATTTTGCCGTTAACGACATCAAACCGGTCAAAGGATTTCCTAATGCGACACTGATAAAACTGAAAGCCCAGGCCGAAATTCAACACGCCTCCCGAGGCCTTGAAAAACCGCTATTTAAGATCCTCCAAAACGATAACGGTAAGGGTTTGTCCGCGTTGCCGCCGGCGTCTGCTTTGGACGTGTTTTTCGACATCGAGGGACATCCGTTGTATGACGGTGGTTTGGAATATCTATGGGGCACCAGTTATCGCTGCCCCGATGCCGCCCAAGGGAAGCGCTATGCTTTCAAGGATTGGTGGGCGCATACGCCTGAACAAGAAAAAGCCGCATTCGAAGGCTTTATTGATTGGGTCTATGCTCGATGGAAACGCGACAACACCCTGCATGTCTACCACTATGCCAATTACGAAGTGGCTGCCATGCGCAAACTCTCTACCCGGTATGAAACCCGAATCAAAGAAGTTGCCGAAATGCTGGCCAACGGCGTCTTCGTTGATCTGTATAAGCTTGTCATAAACGGCCTAATTCTTGGGGAAAAGTCCTACAGCATTAAATGCGTCGAGCATCTGTACCGAGGCAAACGAACCACGCAAGTCGCTAATGGCGGCGAATCCGTCATTTTCTATGAAATGTGGCGAGAACAAGGCGGTGTTACCAACTGGAGTGACAACGCCAATGGCTATCAGTCTTGGCTAGCCGAACCCGCCGCTTTTGATTGGACACAATGGCCTGAATTGAAGGATATTCGTGATTACAACATCGACGACTGCGAAAGCACGCTGGAGTTGGTGGATTGGCTGCGTCAACAGCAATCATTGGCCGGTATCGACTTTAAGCCTAAAACGGAACCTGATGAGTCCAGCCAGGAAAAATCGGCTCGGCAAATCCAGGCAGCGGATAAAAAAAAGGCGCTGCGTGACTGGCAGGAACGTCTTTCGGAACGGTTTGAAGCCGAAGAATCTTTCAAGAACGACCCCATTGCCCAATTAGTCATGGATCTGATTGGATTTCACAACCGCGAGCGCAAGCCAAAAATCTGGGCCTATTTCGAGCGTCTGGAAAAACCCGAAGAGGAATTGTTCGACGATGATACCTGCCTGCACAATGCCGTCATCATCGATCAACAGCCATCCGATGACGGCGTTATTTTCCGTTACCTATTCGACAGCAAGCAACCGGTCAGAAAGGACAAGTTTGCCACCGGAACCATCAGGGGCACCGACATTCGAGTGAAAGGCATTCGTTTCCCTGAATCCGAAACGGATGCGCTGGTTGACTTCATCGCTGATCCGGATCAAATAGCAAAGCTTGGTACCGATTGCATCACGTTGTTCGCCGACGAGCCGTTTATCAACACCGAGACGTTGGAAACCAGGCTGTGCGAAGTGGCGGAAGCCTTGTTCGATGGCCGACTGCCCGGTGCAATTCAATCGATACTGAACCGAGAAAAGCCGGTTTTCAAAACGGATTTTGAGGGCAATAACCATTACTTGCCGATCACTCGCTCAAGATTCCTTGAAGACGACGGGTATCTGCACGCCATCATTTCAGCGGTCGAAGCGATGGATAACAGTACGATGTGCATCCAGGGCCCTCCCGGTGCCGGTAAAACGTTCACCGCCAAGCACATCATCACTGCTTTGGTGAAAGCAGGAAAACGTGTCGGCGTCATGAGTAATAGCCATGCTGCGATCATGAATCTTTTGGATGCCCTCCACGAACCCACCGAGCACGCAAGGATTGCCAAAGTGGGTGGCTTTGGTTCGACACAGGACGCATTCAAGGAGAGATATTCCGAAGAGCATTTTCCGAATTACGTATACAGAGCCTCCATGAATTTCACCAAACGCGAGCCTTATCATTCGTTTGCGGTGATCGGGGCAACCGCCTATGCCTTTGCCTCCAGTACCGCTTTTGAATCCCCTATCGATTATCTTTTCGTTGATGAGGCCAGCCAAGTTGCCTTGGCCAATTTGATTGCCGTGGCAGGATGCGCAAGAAACTTGGTCCTCATGGGCGATCAAATGCAATTGGAGCAACCCATTCAAGGAAGTCATCCTGGGCGCTCGGGATTGTCAGTATTGGATTACATGCTTGGTGGACACGGCGTTATTCCTGAAGACATGGGAATCTTCCTGGAAAGGACGTATCGAATGCACCCGGCCGTGTGCCTCCCGTTATCTGAGGTGGTTTACGAAGGCAAACTCAAGGCAGCTACAAACAATGACCGGCAAAGGGTTTCGGTACCGGACTCCACGCTGATCAAGCAGACCCATGGGGTCATGGTGGTCAACGTTGATCACGATGGCAACCGACAAAGTAGCGAAGAGGAAGTGGATGTTATCCAGCGGCTCATCCATGACCTTAAAACGGGGTGTTTTACCTCTAAAAATGGCGAAGCTCGTCCAATCGCCGATGAAGATATCCTTGTTGTTTCGCCTTACAATATGCAGGTCAATTTGCTCAAAGATCTCCTCGGTGACCAAATTGCTATTGGCACAATAGACAAGTTCCAGGGTCAGGAAGCGCCTGTGGTGATCATTTCCATGGCCGTCAGTGATGTCGAGGAAAGCAGTCGAGGTCTTGATTTTCTTTTCGATATCAACCGGCTGAATGTTGCTGTCTCAAGAGCTCAGGCTTTGGCTATTATCGTTGCCAATCCGGGCTTGGAGTGTTGTCGGGTTTCATCGCTTCAGCAAATGGAAAAGGCCAGCTTTTATTCTCGCCTGGTGTCGTGA
- a CDS encoding uracil-DNA glycosylase: MQPNHDLAKRLIETLPYGLTGLFNPWRDRCEHQTAINDSNSRFLRLSYHLACTPEFIFIGEAAGYQGCRYSGIAFTSERLILEGAIPRIPSVPGRLSSRKLPFSEPSATIVWKTLYRLGIAEQSILWNAVQLHPYTEGKPWSNRTPTQEEIALGVPAIRILKQSFPNAKMVAVGKKSAVLLAGMGVEVTSTVRHPANGGATEFARGIDTLIV; encoded by the coding sequence ATGCAGCCTAATCATGATTTAGCAAAACGACTCATTGAAACTCTACCATACGGCTTGACTGGACTTTTCAATCCCTGGAGAGACCGCTGTGAACACCAGACCGCTATTAATGACTCAAATTCTAGATTTTTGCGGCTTTCTTATCATTTAGCATGCACCCCTGAATTTATCTTCATAGGCGAAGCAGCTGGTTATCAAGGATGTCGTTATAGCGGTATTGCTTTTACCAGTGAGCGATTGATACTGGAAGGCGCAATTCCTCGCATTCCCTCTGTACCGGGTCGGCTTTCAAGCAGAAAACTCCCTTTTTCTGAACCTTCTGCAACCATTGTTTGGAAGACACTTTATAGGCTGGGGATCGCAGAACAAAGTATCCTTTGGAATGCCGTTCAACTGCATCCCTACACAGAAGGCAAACCTTGGTCTAATCGAACACCAACTCAGGAGGAAATAGCCCTTGGGGTTCCGGCAATACGTATTCTGAAACAAAGCTTTCCTAATGCAAAGATGGTTGCAGTAGGTAAAAAGTCCGCTGTACTATTAGCAGGTATGGGGGTCGAAGTCACGTCAACTGTGCGACATCCTGCTAATGGCGGTGCTACGGAATTTGCGAGAGGTATTGACACGCTTATCGTTTGA
- a CDS encoding DUF805 domain-containing protein, translated as MSYYFAAFKKYSVFKGRATRSEYWYFTLFNILAVGLFGLIDQLMGTFNFDAGYGPLSAIYTLAMILPGLGVSIRRLHDTGRSAWWFLITAIPVLGLLVFFYFAFLDSDPDSNDYGLSPKWNYTIQNIPH; from the coding sequence TTGAGTTACTATTTTGCAGCATTCAAGAAATACAGCGTCTTTAAAGGCCGTGCCACCCGAAGTGAATATTGGTATTTCACGCTGTTCAATATTCTCGCTGTCGGATTATTTGGCCTAATTGATCAGCTCATGGGTACTTTTAACTTTGACGCCGGCTATGGGCCACTGAGCGCGATATATACTTTGGCGATGATTCTTCCTGGTCTTGGCGTTTCCATCAGACGCTTGCATGACACAGGCCGATCTGCGTGGTGGTTTTTGATTACCGCCATCCCTGTGTTAGGTCTACTGGTATTTTTTTATTTCGCTTTCCTTGATAGCGACCCGGATTCCAATGATTATGGTCTCTCGCCAAAATGGAATTACACCATTCAAAATATTCCCCACTGA
- a CDS encoding Rossmann-fold NAD(P)-binding domain-containing protein: MVTDVLSWSFIDTLMVDYLHDEIADMVDDMEPGKRIAEYVALAEKVKSLSTGEKYAILEKMKQ; this comes from the coding sequence ATGGTTACCGACGTACTGAGCTGGTCATTTATTGACACGTTGATGGTGGATTATTTGCACGATGAAATTGCAGATATGGTCGATGATATGGAGCCGGGCAAGCGGATCGCTGAGTACGTGGCGCTGGCCGAAAAGGTGAAATCCTTATCGACCGGCGAAAAATACGCCATCTTGGAAAAAATGAAGCAATGA
- the dnaN gene encoding DNA polymerase III subunit beta has translation MKFSVNREQIVGPLQQIARIIDKRQACTILSNVLLQCRDSKLVITATDLEVKIVIQLNLNDIRVEGNITLDARKVLDICRLLPTGSDIHFDLEGDKINLSSGSCTYILNTLPADDFPEFNHTEADTCFIVNAGKLKGGLDKTAFCMAINSERNYLNGIEMTINDSMLKLVASDGNRLAVYKEDIGSTGLNAKIIVPKKAVQELSCLLDGLEEDVEIRVSRNTLEALYKNVVFSSKLVADKFPNFDRIVNQLFLKPIIVDRGLLKDSIKRVEVLSNEKYKGVSFDIKSASLKISTDNPEHDEAEEDLVVDYHGDPISIAFNAKYMLDAVNNIDGKDVKMTVAENTSVCFIEGQSDSLFWYLVMPMRI, from the coding sequence ATGAAATTCTCCGTAAACCGAGAGCAGATAGTAGGTCCACTGCAACAAATAGCTCGCATCATTGATAAAAGGCAGGCCTGTACGATCCTTTCGAATGTACTTCTCCAATGTCGTGATAGCAAATTGGTTATCACGGCTACAGATCTTGAAGTTAAGATCGTCATTCAATTGAATCTGAACGATATCCGCGTAGAAGGCAATATAACTTTAGATGCGCGAAAGGTACTGGATATTTGCAGGCTGTTACCTACCGGTAGCGACATCCATTTTGATTTGGAGGGTGACAAGATCAATCTGTCATCAGGAAGTTGCACTTATATACTGAACACGCTACCCGCTGATGATTTTCCGGAATTCAATCACACGGAAGCAGACACTTGCTTCATTGTAAATGCAGGTAAATTGAAAGGCGGCCTTGATAAAACGGCTTTTTGCATGGCGATCAACAGTGAGAGGAATTACCTAAACGGGATAGAAATGACTATCAATGACTCCATGCTCAAGCTAGTAGCATCAGATGGTAATCGCTTGGCTGTTTACAAGGAAGATATTGGGTCAACAGGGCTCAACGCAAAAATCATAGTGCCCAAAAAGGCGGTTCAAGAATTAAGTTGTTTACTTGATGGATTGGAAGAAGATGTAGAAATTAGAGTTTCGAGAAACACCCTTGAGGCTTTATATAAAAACGTTGTTTTTTCTTCTAAGTTGGTGGCTGATAAGTTTCCGAATTTTGATCGCATAGTGAATCAATTATTTTTGAAACCGATAATCGTAGATCGCGGGTTGTTAAAAGACTCGATAAAGCGGGTTGAGGTACTTTCCAACGAAAAATACAAAGGAGTGAGCTTTGATATAAAAAGTGCTTCGTTGAAGATAAGTACCGATAACCCAGAGCATGATGAAGCAGAGGAAGACTTGGTTGTCGATTATCACGGCGATCCTATTTCAATAGCCTTCAACGCAAAATACATGCTCGATGCGGTGAATAATATAGATGGCAAAGACGTCAAGATGACGGTTGCCGAAAATACCAGCGTTTGTTTTATTGAGGGTCAAAGTGATTCTCTGTTTTGGTACCTTGTGATGCCGATGCGTATCTGA
- a CDS encoding RNA-guided endonuclease InsQ/TnpB family protein gives MTIRAYKQEIRPNAMQRAELNQYFGAGRWAFNFGLDMISKAYARRKDGVNYIGVSKLITKLKKTSRYAWLNEIPSDVVSQKLRDLDRAFQNFFAGRAKYPRFRKRKASASIRFNFDPRHCGKVKAWANGEMVLPKLGKIKLTEKLPAGMPKLITISTDGTGRYYASYAVDQVIQFKPKTSSMVGIDMGLNHLATLSDGQKIENPKFLKSLLKTLRIRQKSLSRKRKGSERWKYQARRVAKVHARIRDSRRDYLHKATTAIVENQDVIFVESLHVKGMARNPKLSRTIHDTSMGEFLSMLRYKCEWYGKEFIEVDQWYPSSKTCSCCGHRLDELDLSTRSWTCPKCKAEHDRDVNASRNILAEGLRIRAGSPDFKRVENRALASNQSLNGSETRINEARIVGEPKIPYGTGSRGRMTNSRVAFLMLNSEGDAADKVVEKTGLQEEV, from the coding sequence ATGACAATTCGCGCATACAAACAGGAAATCAGACCGAATGCCATGCAAAGGGCTGAACTAAACCAGTATTTTGGTGCTGGCCGATGGGCTTTTAATTTTGGGTTGGACATGATCAGCAAGGCTTATGCTCGCCGGAAAGATGGCGTCAATTATATTGGCGTGTCCAAGCTGATAACAAAACTGAAAAAAACCAGCCGTTACGCATGGCTTAATGAAATCCCATCCGACGTGGTATCGCAAAAGCTAAGAGATTTGGATAGGGCTTTTCAAAATTTCTTTGCGGGTCGCGCGAAATATCCGAGATTTAGAAAGCGCAAAGCGAGTGCTTCAATCCGGTTTAATTTTGATCCGCGTCACTGTGGCAAGGTGAAGGCATGGGCGAATGGCGAGATGGTTCTACCTAAACTTGGAAAAATCAAGTTGACCGAAAAGCTGCCAGCTGGCATGCCAAAGCTGATTACGATCAGCACCGACGGCACAGGAAGATATTACGCCAGTTATGCGGTCGATCAGGTGATTCAGTTTAAGCCAAAGACCAGCTCAATGGTGGGTATTGATATGGGCCTGAATCATCTGGCAACACTGTCTGATGGCCAAAAAATCGAGAACCCCAAGTTTTTAAAATCCTTGCTCAAAACCTTGCGAATCCGGCAAAAAAGCCTATCCAGAAAGCGAAAAGGGTCTGAGCGATGGAAATATCAAGCCAGGCGTGTGGCTAAAGTGCATGCAAGAATACGGGATAGTAGACGTGATTATTTACATAAAGCGACCACGGCAATAGTCGAGAACCAAGACGTTATATTTGTCGAATCCCTTCATGTGAAAGGCATGGCCAGGAATCCGAAGCTATCCCGTACCATCCACGATACCAGCATGGGCGAATTTTTATCCATGCTCAGGTACAAGTGCGAATGGTACGGAAAAGAGTTCATCGAAGTTGACCAATGGTATCCGTCATCAAAGACGTGTTCCTGTTGCGGTCATCGATTAGATGAATTGGATTTATCAACCCGAAGCTGGACGTGTCCGAAGTGCAAGGCGGAACACGACCGGGACGTTAACGCGTCTCGTAACATCCTCGCTGAAGGGTTGCGAATACGGGCGGGGAGCCCGGATTTTAAGCGCGTGGAGAATCGAGCGCTGGCTTCCAATCAATCATTGAACGGAAGTGAAACTCGTATCAATGAAGCGCGAATTGTAGGCGAACCGAAAATCCCGTATGGAACGGGATCGAGGGGGCGCATGACGAATTCCAGGGTGGCATTCTTGATGCTCAATAGCGAAGGTGATGCCGCGGATAAGGTGGTTGAGAAAACAGGCTTGCAGGAGGAGGTATGA
- a CDS encoding SBBP repeat-containing protein has translation MSAKLCAKVSACESSYVLNFAKGSAVAKREACLAKAYSSFTSAWNRAVTRERKKGGACWVDLDGAGVVGVQSQQIEDLTSEVLTAWDNSNASSKRLYSNLISSVATYCASALNAQAANAAKVNAGKLTNALNRAQRKFEAAVGSHLRRAQKAGITYVGRTPIDLAGHINVMVEALVTASKTLVSDRSTVGGTVSGLAGGELSLKLNNGVAFSIKANGSFAFPDRLSVGTGFTITIAAQPAGQICTPSLASGTVVQADVTDLSYTCSQAGTAVTPAYVWHTFYGGQPEEGNPETQTSVVDNDGNLIVAGIAFGAWPGDIGAAPINAYTAVRNLWVLKLDSQGNYLWHTFLGSTNTVSGYNHLRLALDRANNIYIGGASSANWRGPLGQNPLSAFHGGNLDGFVLKLDQSGEYQWHRFIGGGTNLGHDAIYDIAVDASDAVYVTGESTLEWNQDGGGAPLNRSLQVPSHLAGAGSFAPFVAKLDGKGQYQWHTFYGRNRNSSAYAGGLAIDSDGNIYVSGLANVGWPGAKGTMPLHPISSDSEVVADLFLLKLKSDGSYLWHSFQDASLATLINSSAGRRMRVVADTDRSVLISGTADAARLGPDGSKPLEPFHGSHDIFVTKYSEDGEYQWHGYYGSADRDELADLKLTDTGALVITGYAESSWAAPTGAGPATPFNTASFFQEGVVFSLNAADGLFFWHTFLEGAAKAVAIGNDAFYVSGEGATHYVREPARFILGPSTPSPLRGIDGLFVLRYRP, from the coding sequence GTGTCTGCGAAGCTCTGTGCCAAAGTGTCGGCTTGCGAGAGCAGCTACGTTCTGAACTTTGCCAAGGGTAGTGCCGTCGCCAAGCGTGAGGCTTGCCTGGCTAAGGCTTACTCGTCGTTTACATCGGCCTGGAATCGAGCAGTAACCCGTGAACGGAAAAAAGGTGGAGCGTGTTGGGTTGACCTTGATGGGGCAGGAGTCGTTGGGGTTCAGTCCCAGCAAATTGAAGACCTGACGAGTGAAGTACTGACGGCTTGGGACAACTCCAACGCATCGAGCAAACGGCTCTATTCGAACCTCATTTCCAGTGTTGCCACTTATTGTGCCTCGGCGTTGAATGCCCAAGCTGCCAACGCCGCCAAGGTCAATGCCGGCAAACTTACCAACGCCCTCAACAGGGCTCAAAGAAAATTCGAGGCGGCTGTGGGTAGCCATCTCCGTCGGGCACAAAAAGCCGGCATCACTTATGTCGGTCGAACGCCTATCGATCTCGCAGGACATATCAATGTGATGGTTGAAGCTCTGGTCACTGCTTCGAAAACGCTTGTTAGCGACCGGTCGACGGTTGGGGGTACTGTTTCAGGGCTTGCGGGTGGCGAACTATCCCTGAAGCTGAACAATGGCGTGGCTTTTTCGATCAAGGCGAATGGATCCTTCGCATTCCCGGACCGACTATCCGTGGGTACCGGGTTTACGATCACGATCGCAGCCCAACCTGCAGGGCAGATCTGTACTCCCTCATTGGCTAGCGGAACCGTAGTTCAGGCAGACGTAACCGACCTGTCCTACACGTGCAGCCAGGCCGGGACAGCTGTAACCCCAGCCTATGTCTGGCATACGTTTTATGGTGGCCAGCCGGAAGAGGGAAATCCGGAAACCCAGACCTCAGTGGTCGATAATGACGGCAACCTGATTGTGGCCGGCATCGCGTTCGGCGCGTGGCCAGGCGATATCGGCGCGGCGCCCATCAATGCTTACACCGCTGTGCGAAACCTTTGGGTGCTCAAACTTGATTCCCAAGGGAATTATCTCTGGCACACCTTCCTGGGCAGTACTAATACCGTTTCGGGCTACAACCACCTCAGGCTTGCGCTAGATCGCGCTAACAATATCTATATCGGAGGGGCTAGCAGTGCCAATTGGCGAGGGCCTTTGGGACAAAATCCGCTAAGCGCCTTCCATGGAGGAAATCTCGACGGCTTTGTTCTTAAACTGGATCAGTCCGGCGAGTACCAATGGCATCGCTTTATCGGCGGAGGGACCAATCTGGGGCACGATGCTATTTACGACATCGCCGTTGACGCATCGGATGCCGTTTACGTTACCGGTGAAAGCACTCTGGAATGGAATCAGGATGGCGGAGGTGCTCCACTCAACCGCAGCCTTCAGGTACCCAGCCACCTGGCCGGGGCTGGTTCCTTCGCCCCCTTCGTGGCGAAGCTGGATGGTAAGGGCCAATATCAATGGCATACATTTTATGGTCGCAACAGAAACAGCAGCGCTTACGCCGGTGGCCTGGCTATCGACAGTGATGGGAACATCTACGTCTCCGGACTGGCTAACGTGGGTTGGCCAGGCGCCAAAGGCACCATGCCCTTGCATCCCATAAGCAGCGATTCGGAAGTGGTAGCGGATTTATTCCTGTTGAAATTGAAAAGCGACGGCAGCTATCTTTGGCATAGTTTCCAGGATGCAAGTTTAGCCACACTGATCAACAGCAGCGCCGGGCGAAGGATGAGAGTCGTTGCTGATACTGACCGAAGCGTTTTGATTTCAGGCACGGCTGACGCCGCGCGGCTCGGACCTGACGGCAGCAAACCTTTGGAGCCGTTTCACGGTTCTCATGACATCTTCGTCACGAAATATTCCGAAGACGGCGAATACCAATGGCACGGATATTATGGCTCAGCTGACAGGGATGAACTTGCGGACCTCAAACTCACGGATACCGGAGCATTAGTGATTACCGGCTATGCCGAATCCTCCTGGGCGGCTCCCACTGGCGCTGGACCGGCTACCCCCTTCAATACTGCAAGTTTTTTTCAGGAAGGCGTGGTATTTTCTTTGAATGCCGCAGATGGCCTCTTCTTCTGGCACACCTTTCTTGAAGGGGCAGCAAAAGCCGTGGCTATCGGCAACGATGCATTTTATGTCTCCGGAGAAGGCGCCACTCACTATGTTCGCGAACCAGCCCGCTTCATTCTCGGACCCAGCACCCCTTCCCCCCTGCGAGGGATTGATGGACTTTTTGTACTTAGGTACCGCCCATAA
- a CDS encoding replication protein — MQSSEKPDKENKFDPPSKEAFSCKQIDLFQTFLCNDDEQRKRMSNTFPLWDCLPLYSISRQSANKMRKEGTFPKLLHRSSMYQGREISIEIQPARIIEEGVVTEYYPGGNEELIEAALRKIATMQHHGYYDESVPSYGVTFSIYQLRKELKNRGHARSYPEIVLSLRIMARSSIEISTENNQTKIYDASNYFRRLSSVSRVDLGEDPDAKWYVEFHPLITKALRSTDYRQFNYELMMSHETQLTRWLHKYLVIKFTYAQVGKTFIIRFTTVKRESSLLDNYGRKRDAIEAMTDALSELKANGLLLTINHEKIVGPRQLIEDVIYTLTPTAKFSSEVRAANKRVNNRKCMTER; from the coding sequence ATGCAATCTTCTGAAAAACCTGATAAAGAAAACAAATTTGACCCACCCTCAAAGGAGGCGTTCAGTTGCAAGCAGATCGACCTTTTTCAGACCTTTCTATGCAATGACGATGAGCAGCGCAAAAGGATGTCCAATACATTTCCGCTATGGGATTGCCTTCCGCTTTACTCAATATCCCGTCAATCAGCCAACAAAATGCGAAAGGAAGGGACTTTTCCTAAATTGTTGCATAGATCGAGCATGTATCAAGGCAGAGAGATTTCAATCGAAATCCAGCCGGCAAGAATCATTGAAGAGGGCGTTGTGACTGAATACTATCCAGGTGGCAATGAGGAACTGATCGAAGCGGCACTTCGTAAAATTGCGACCATGCAGCATCATGGCTACTACGACGAATCCGTCCCCAGTTACGGGGTAACATTTTCAATTTATCAGTTGCGAAAAGAACTGAAGAACAGGGGGCATGCTAGATCCTATCCAGAAATTGTATTGAGCCTTCGCATCATGGCGCGCAGTTCAATAGAGATCAGCACAGAAAACAACCAAACAAAGATTTATGACGCTAGCAATTATTTCCGTCGGTTATCTTCGGTTTCAAGAGTTGATCTCGGCGAAGATCCAGACGCCAAATGGTATGTTGAATTCCACCCACTAATAACTAAGGCGCTCCGCTCAACTGATTATCGACAGTTTAATTATGAACTTATGATGTCTCACGAGACGCAACTAACTCGCTGGTTGCACAAATACCTAGTCATCAAATTTACTTACGCACAAGTAGGTAAAACCTTCATAATTCGTTTCACCACCGTAAAAAGAGAAAGTTCGCTACTTGATAACTATGGAAGAAAACGGGATGCAATTGAGGCAATGACTGATGCCTTGAGCGAGTTAAAAGCAAACGGACTGCTTCTTACAATCAATCATGAAAAAATCGTTGGTCCAAGACAGCTAATTGAGGACGTTATTTATACATTGACACCAACAGCTAAATTTTCCTCTGAAGTAAGAGCAGCAAACAAACGAGTTAATAATAGAAAATGTATGACAGAACGGTAG